One segment of Haloplanus natans DSM 17983 DNA contains the following:
- a CDS encoding universal stress protein, which translates to MIAARFYFTAGRHVEYGNVPTRPRADGRNKAARRAAEHATDLVGDDGRLTALYVIDMGDADYVAVPNDIEEIKTRIRKKGQKLVDEVHEMAANAGVDCETRVVTGIADEAITADAKDHDVDLIALGKRGKRDPDKPLIDNTARRVVQASSVPAHTV; encoded by the coding sequence GTGATCGCAGCGCGATTTTATTTCACCGCCGGCCGTCACGTCGAGTATGGCAACGTTCCAACACGTCCTCGTGCCGACGGACGCAACAAGGCGGCGAGGCGCGCGGCCGAACACGCGACCGATCTCGTGGGCGACGACGGCAGGCTAACGGCCCTCTACGTGATCGACATGGGCGACGCCGACTACGTGGCGGTACCGAACGACATCGAGGAGATCAAAACGCGCATCCGAAAGAAGGGACAGAAACTCGTCGACGAGGTCCATGAGATGGCCGCGAACGCAGGCGTCGACTGCGAGACGAGGGTCGTCACGGGCATCGCCGACGAGGCAATCACCGCCGACGCCAAGGATCACGACGTGGATCTGATCGCCCTCGGAAAGCGCGGCAAGCGCGACCCCGACAAGCCGCTGATCGACAACACGGCGCGGCGAGTCGTTCAGGCGTCGTCGGTGCCGGCGCATACAGTTTGA
- a CDS encoding DUF5789 family protein has product MSDDTDEEEAPAVELGEGEPVEGAPLARVASRLTWPQEASRVREKEGDATVRTPDGPRTLDSILDAVDETYFDTRQTFLSAVRSEVGTGPIPTADE; this is encoded by the coding sequence ATGAGCGACGATACGGACGAGGAGGAAGCGCCGGCGGTCGAACTCGGCGAGGGCGAACCGGTCGAGGGGGCGCCGCTCGCACGGGTGGCCTCGCGGCTCACGTGGCCCCAGGAAGCGAGCAGGGTGCGCGAGAAGGAAGGCGACGCGACGGTTCGAACGCCCGATGGCCCCCGAACCCTCGATTCGATCCTCGACGCCGTCGACGAGACGTACTTCGACACCCGACAGACGTTCCTGTCGGCCGTCCGGTCGGAGGTCGGGACGGGGCCGATCCCAACCGCCGACGAGTGA
- a CDS encoding IS6 family transposase — MAESERLSECIEWIDLSFVERKRTPEWAIQVGIRCHLAGMSTRDASQFLDELGVQRSHVAVHNWVHKADLQPISTVSADQLAVDEKVIRINGDDYWLYGAVDPETNDILQFRLFPTTTKQTTRWFLAELHRQYRLDGVEFLVDDADYLVNVLDEDGYRFRMISHGNRNAIERVFWEIERRTSSFATSFSHVEPQTAESWLQALAVRHNSRQS; from the coding sequence ATGGCAGAATCCGAACGCCTCAGCGAGTGTATCGAGTGGATCGACTTGTCGTTTGTGGAGCGCAAGCGGACTCCCGAGTGGGCGATTCAAGTGGGCATCCGGTGTCATCTCGCCGGCATGTCAACGAGAGATGCCAGTCAGTTTCTCGATGAGTTGGGAGTCCAACGTAGTCACGTCGCGGTTCACAACTGGGTGCATAAGGCTGATCTACAGCCGATTTCGACGGTGAGTGCGGATCAACTTGCGGTCGACGAGAAGGTGATCCGCATCAACGGCGACGACTACTGGCTGTACGGTGCCGTTGATCCCGAAACGAACGATATCCTGCAGTTTAGGCTGTTTCCGACGACGACGAAACAGACAACGCGATGGTTTCTGGCCGAGCTGCATCGGCAATATCGGCTCGATGGCGTCGAGTTCCTCGTCGACGATGCCGATTATCTAGTGAACGTTCTCGACGAAGACGGCTACCGATTCCGGATGATTTCACACGGGAATCGGAATGCTATCGAACGTGTCTTTTGGGAGATAGAACGACGAACCTCCTCGTTTGCAACTAGTTTTAGCCATGTCGAACCGCAGACAGCAGAATCGTGGCTCCAAGCCCTCGCCGTCCGGCACAATTCACGCCAAAGTTAA
- a CDS encoding DUF555 domain-containing protein: protein MDCRVVVEAAVPVYDVETSDEAIRIAIAKTGEMLNPDLNYVEIEMGSRTSPSGEDLPPAFIAADEALVALELEMKVFNVEQEEHASRIARKEIGQRLENVPLSILRVDPMESEEEASADADDESDDEDDLIPEFEELVDE from the coding sequence ATGGACTGTCGAGTCGTCGTCGAGGCAGCGGTTCCGGTGTACGACGTAGAGACTTCCGACGAGGCGATCCGTATCGCCATCGCGAAAACCGGCGAGATGCTGAATCCGGACCTCAACTACGTCGAAATAGAGATGGGGTCCCGAACGTCGCCGTCGGGCGAAGACCTGCCGCCCGCCTTCATCGCCGCCGACGAGGCCCTCGTCGCCCTCGAACTCGAAATGAAGGTGTTCAACGTCGAACAGGAGGAACACGCGTCGCGTATCGCGCGCAAGGAGATCGGGCAGCGACTGGAGAACGTGCCGCTTTCGATCCTGCGGGTCGATCCGATGGAGTCCGAAGAGGAGGCGTCGGCGGACGCGGACGACGAGAGCGACGACGAGGACGATCTCATCCCCGAGTTCGAGGAACTGGTCGACGAGTGA
- a CDS encoding DUF302 domain-containing protein, with amino-acid sequence MMLPIDPTTIDPADIGEQRATLEMDHEEAIEHVRETFEAAGFGVPVEFSVSEMLNEKIDAGRDPYYVLGACNPAMADRVLEASDGRVGALMPCNVVVWQEEPGVQTVYHASIMRIGRLLGMAPDDEEMADIVAETGEMVEAAYEAL; translated from the coding sequence ATGATGCTCCCGATCGATCCGACCACAATCGACCCCGCAGACATCGGCGAACAGCGCGCAACTCTAGAGATGGACCACGAGGAAGCGATCGAACACGTCCGCGAGACGTTCGAAGCCGCGGGCTTCGGCGTGCCGGTCGAGTTCTCCGTCTCGGAGATGCTCAACGAGAAGATCGACGCCGGCCGCGACCCCTACTACGTCCTCGGGGCGTGCAACCCCGCGATGGCCGACCGCGTCCTCGAGGCCAGCGACGGCCGCGTCGGCGCGCTCATGCCGTGTAACGTCGTCGTCTGGCAGGAAGAACCCGGCGTCCAGACCGTCTACCACGCCAGCATCATGCGGATCGGGCGACTGCTCGGCATGGCACCGGACGACGAGGAGATGGCCGACATCGTCGCCGAGACGGGTGAGATGGTCGAGGCGGCCTACGAGGCGCTTTAA
- a CDS encoding DUF7836 family putative zinc-binding protein, with protein sequence MVEAFVRLLCPECGKNWENGPTELPGHRKNFSCPNCHATRRLAEFMRTERDLELVKQFE encoded by the coding sequence ATGGTCGAAGCGTTCGTCAGACTGTTGTGTCCCGAGTGTGGGAAAAACTGGGAGAACGGGCCGACTGAACTCCCCGGTCACCGGAAGAATTTCAGCTGTCCGAACTGCCACGCGACGCGCCGACTCGCGGAGTTCATGCGGACCGAACGCGACCTGGAACTCGTCAAACAGTTCGAGTGA
- a CDS encoding UPF0058 family protein, translating to MKKQELIHLHGLLAEVEKQCAAWHDDEIDLTAYEDMGVRPTSIHKSKTDHKAAVFKLAKGITSSLETSEERVAPHAD from the coding sequence ATGAAAAAGCAGGAGCTCATTCACCTGCACGGCCTCCTCGCGGAGGTAGAGAAACAGTGCGCAGCATGGCACGACGACGAAATCGACCTGACCGCCTACGAGGACATGGGGGTACGACCCACATCGATCCACAAATCGAAGACGGACCACAAGGCGGCTGTTTTTAAATTGGCAAAGGGAATCACTTCTTCGCTGGAAACGTCCGAGGAGCGCGTCGCTCCTCACGCGGACTGA
- a CDS encoding translation initiation factor IF-2 subunit beta: MDYEDSLDRALTETPEVGDAADRFQVPDPEVRPEGNVTSYENFAPTLDRLNRDEAHLLKFLQSELGTSASIDDRGRARFTGDFKQSRVADALDEYVESFVTCSECGSPDTRLVEERGATVLKCDACGALSAVPEL; encoded by the coding sequence ATGGATTACGAAGACAGTCTCGACCGCGCGTTGACCGAGACCCCCGAGGTAGGCGACGCGGCCGACCGGTTCCAGGTGCCCGACCCCGAGGTGCGGCCCGAGGGCAACGTCACCAGCTATGAGAACTTCGCGCCCACGCTCGACCGGTTGAACCGGGACGAGGCGCACCTCCTCAAGTTCCTCCAGTCGGAACTGGGCACCAGCGCCAGCATCGACGACCGGGGGCGCGCCCGCTTCACCGGTGACTTCAAGCAGTCCCGCGTCGCCGACGCACTCGACGAGTACGTCGAGTCGTTCGTGACGTGTTCGGAGTGTGGCTCGCCAGACACCCGACTCGTCGAGGAGCGCGGCGCGACGGTGCTGAAATGTGACGCGTGTGGAGCGCTGTCGGCCGTGCCGGAGCTCTAA
- the nreA gene encoding DNA repair protein NreA, which produces MRLDEFVDIEADERAERRRLAKGKSYEILDHVESVADRVERSVSGDAIVGSVSPSIFVGRSDYPNVSTGILSPVGNEGDATRYVTSGAWYEEGIDLDEVFRRRTSLLNSRRSSPVDVSDTWDGFVGVGREVAIADRPVDVEIGLDGDPSVEFDADGASAPTGPSARARSAHLGENPHVPRAVEKALEDDDWRAEGAINYLYRRGFDVYEVNSILSAGALGRRENRRLVPTRWSITAVDDTVGQFLRGSLRDAGGIDEVEIHRNEFLGNAYWVLLAPGRWEFELVELKAPGSVWNPDPEAGMWFAADREGAEGRTGYVEETAGAYHAARLATLEHLDERGRQAKCLVLRHVSDDYWGPAGVWQVREGVRHAFDGEHATAETFADAVRGVVDYLPASMGSLRRKSAMVAGLQTTLSDF; this is translated from the coding sequence ATGCGCCTCGACGAGTTCGTCGATATCGAGGCGGACGAACGCGCCGAGCGACGGCGCCTCGCGAAGGGGAAGTCCTACGAGATACTCGATCACGTCGAGAGCGTCGCCGACCGCGTCGAGCGCTCGGTTTCGGGCGACGCCATCGTCGGCAGCGTCTCCCCGTCCATCTTCGTCGGCCGATCGGACTACCCGAACGTCTCCACCGGCATCCTCTCGCCCGTCGGCAACGAGGGCGACGCGACCCGGTACGTCACCAGCGGCGCGTGGTACGAGGAAGGAATCGACCTCGACGAGGTGTTCCGCCGGCGGACGAGCCTACTCAACTCCCGTCGGTCGTCCCCTGTCGACGTATCGGACACCTGGGACGGCTTCGTCGGCGTCGGCCGCGAAGTCGCTATCGCGGACCGTCCGGTCGACGTGGAGATCGGTCTCGACGGCGATCCGTCGGTCGAGTTCGACGCCGACGGCGCCTCGGCGCCGACCGGCCCGAGCGCCCGCGCCCGTTCCGCCCATCTCGGCGAGAACCCGCACGTCCCCCGCGCGGTGGAGAAAGCCCTGGAAGACGACGACTGGCGCGCCGAGGGGGCGATCAACTACCTTTATCGCCGCGGCTTCGACGTGTACGAAGTGAACTCCATCCTCTCGGCGGGGGCGCTGGGACGGCGCGAAAACCGCCGGCTCGTCCCGACCCGGTGGTCGATCACCGCCGTCGACGACACCGTCGGCCAGTTCCTGCGGGGATCGCTCCGGGACGCAGGGGGGATCGACGAGGTGGAGATCCACCGCAACGAGTTCCTCGGCAACGCCTACTGGGTGCTTCTCGCGCCCGGTCGGTGGGAGTTCGAACTCGTCGAACTGAAGGCGCCGGGGAGCGTCTGGAACCCCGACCCCGAGGCGGGGATGTGGTTCGCGGCCGACCGCGAGGGCGCCGAGGGCCGCACGGGCTACGTCGAGGAGACGGCGGGGGCGTACCACGCCGCCCGGCTGGCGACCCTCGAACATCTGGACGAGCGGGGCCGGCAGGCGAAATGTCTCGTCCTCCGGCACGTCTCCGACGACTACTGGGGACCGGCGGGCGTCTGGCAGGTCCGCGAGGGCGTCCGCCACGCTTTCGACGGCGAACACGCCACCGCGGAGACGTTCGCCGACGCGGTTCGGGGTGTCGTCGACTACCTGCCCGCGTCGATGGGGTCGTTGCGTCGCAAGTCCGCGATGGTCGCGGGGTTACAGACGACGCTGTCGGATTTTTAA
- a CDS encoding CPBP family intramembrane glutamic endopeptidase has protein sequence MRTPHLSWVQTSLLAGLCLAVCWSLWSVPPTSLDARIVRDVVLFVALPGALALSRGRDLGWRVDRRALRNTLLLACFVVPFYIVGSSLPTIRTYYPMWATDTALAAFVPHALAQFVVAAAAETYYRGLLCVGVRELGFKSVFISPVVYAAHHVHKPPIELLLSAPTDVLFGAVDYKSESILPSVVAHGVGLALLDWLVLHPPIVPTATVVRTLSWLPVPL, from the coding sequence ATGCGCACACCCCACCTCTCCTGGGTGCAGACATCCCTGCTCGCCGGGCTCTGTCTCGCCGTGTGCTGGTCGCTCTGGAGCGTTCCGCCCACCAGCCTCGACGCCCGGATCGTCCGCGACGTGGTCCTGTTCGTCGCCCTGCCCGGTGCGCTCGCACTCTCGCGGGGCCGTGACCTCGGCTGGCGCGTGGATCGACGCGCCCTCCGCAACACCCTCCTGCTCGCCTGCTTCGTCGTCCCATTTTACATCGTGGGGTCGTCGCTGCCGACGATCCGGACGTACTACCCGATGTGGGCGACTGACACCGCCCTCGCCGCGTTCGTCCCGCACGCACTCGCCCAGTTCGTCGTCGCCGCGGCCGCCGAGACGTACTACCGCGGGTTGCTCTGTGTCGGCGTCCGCGAACTCGGATTCAAGAGCGTCTTCATCAGCCCCGTGGTCTACGCCGCCCACCACGTCCACAAGCCGCCGATCGAACTCCTCCTCTCGGCGCCGACGGACGTGCTCTTCGGCGCCGTCGACTACAAGAGCGAGTCGATCCTCCCCTCGGTGGTCGCTCACGGCGTCGGTCTGGCGCTGCTTGACTGGTTGGTGCTCCACCCCCCGATCGTCCCCACCGCGACCGTCGTTCGAACCCTCTCGTGGCTTCCCGTGCCGCTGTGA
- a CDS encoding APC family permease — protein MSRDRPLGFGHVVVLSLGLPLGAGVFSLPHGVENLGGPATPVAYLVGTLAVCAVAVAYAVYLSSPLAERDGIVYAAVSRTWGSRPLGFLAAWPTVGAYVAVLAALAAALGRTFSLLVPLSPTATAMAVLAVVVAVHALGPAAAARAQLATTGPLVALLAVMAVAALLAVAPDNFSPLFPTPTLRERPLASLGAATVVTLFGFVGFDAGAAASSVTRNPRRTVPRATLVGVLIAGLVATVAAFVTLGVIPWTRLVFAPAPFANAAASGLGVGVELLVVPGTVLATAAAALATAWLPTRTLRGFAEVVPGVDRDTRPGLPDPALAVTGLLAGVVVALDAVGQALYLSLAGVFVGYAALAASAAVLPFLRPALYRRCRLRPPTPALALVATVGVVTAAVVLVRVVALDPATSLGFTRWTPALAAVDEAVLVRDPLSTVVPALLLWELLGVAVVAVAADYRADRGVDRPPLTAAYDE, from the coding sequence GTGTCACGAGACCGCCCTCTCGGCTTCGGTCACGTCGTCGTGCTCTCTCTCGGCCTCCCGCTCGGCGCCGGGGTGTTCAGCCTGCCCCACGGCGTCGAGAACCTGGGCGGTCCCGCCACGCCCGTCGCCTACCTCGTCGGAACGCTCGCGGTCTGTGCCGTCGCCGTCGCCTACGCCGTCTACCTCTCCAGTCCGCTCGCCGAACGCGACGGAATCGTCTACGCCGCCGTCTCCCGGACGTGGGGGTCGCGCCCGCTCGGCTTCCTCGCCGCGTGGCCGACCGTCGGGGCGTACGTCGCCGTCCTCGCCGCCCTCGCGGCCGCCCTCGGGCGGACGTTCTCCCTCCTCGTTCCCCTCTCCCCCACCGCCACCGCTATGGCCGTCCTCGCCGTCGTCGTCGCCGTTCACGCCCTCGGCCCCGCGGCGGCCGCCCGGGCGCAACTCGCCACGACCGGGCCGCTCGTCGCCCTCCTTGCGGTGATGGCCGTCGCCGCCCTCCTCGCCGTCGCGCCCGACAACTTCTCGCCGCTCTTTCCCACGCCGACACTCCGGGAGCGGCCGCTGGCGTCGCTCGGCGCGGCGACGGTGGTGACCCTCTTTGGCTTCGTCGGGTTCGACGCCGGCGCCGCCGCCTCGTCGGTCACCCGGAATCCACGCCGGACGGTGCCGCGAGCGACGCTCGTCGGCGTCCTGATCGCCGGCCTCGTCGCCACCGTCGCCGCGTTCGTCACGCTGGGGGTCATCCCGTGGACCCGACTGGTGTTCGCGCCGGCCCCGTTCGCCAACGCCGCCGCCAGTGGACTCGGCGTGGGGGTGGAACTCCTCGTCGTTCCCGGAACCGTCCTCGCCACCGCCGCGGCGGCGCTGGCGACGGCGTGGCTCCCGACCCGGACGCTCCGGGGGTTCGCCGAGGTGGTGCCGGGCGTCGACCGCGACACCCGTCCCGGTCTGCCCGACCCCGCGCTGGCGGTGACCGGCTTGCTCGCCGGCGTCGTCGTCGCCCTCGACGCGGTCGGCCAGGCGCTTTACCTGTCGCTCGCGGGCGTCTTCGTTGGCTACGCGGCGCTCGCGGCCTCTGCGGCAGTCCTCCCGTTCCTCCGGCCGGCGCTCTATCGCCGGTGCCGGCTTCGCCCCCCGACGCCCGCCCTCGCTCTCGTCGCTACCGTCGGCGTCGTCACCGCCGCCGTCGTCCTCGTGCGCGTCGTCGCGCTCGACCCCGCCACCTCGCTCGGGTTCACGCGCTGGACGCCCGCACTCGCGGCCGTCGACGAGGCCGTCCTTGTCCGCGACCCGCTGTCGACGGTGGTGCCCGCCCTTCTCCTGTGGGAACTCCTCGGGGTCGCGGTCGTCGCCGTCGCGGCCGACTACCGCGCGGACCGGGGCGTCGACCGGCCGCCGCTGACCGCGGCGTACGACGAATAA
- a CDS encoding DUF7139 domain-containing protein: MTSLGEVYHGDDRSGPSLRQIYAGASLFVVGIVLVVAGIVVATTDVLMGGGTTLFEVREYGGILAGLGVPAVFLGISAVLPAERSTRAAAGIGASVAVLGVTLFAYAYPCRWSGANCAPGMVDLTLPTVGVYFLGALTTFWCLFVGIANFKTRNDPGGTVTMEVTRQGETKVIEVDRSKPRGGVGLGGSSSTPTATVGAQVSDGGSDDDDIREVASVSSSSSPTAGSGHGSSGGGGTATASGGGSEVWQSSDVAGASTDAADRYCGNCEHFEYVRTERGIQPYCGFHDGVMADMDACEDWNGR; this comes from the coding sequence ATGACCAGTCTCGGGGAGGTCTACCACGGGGACGACCGGAGCGGGCCCAGCCTCCGGCAGATTTACGCGGGGGCGAGTCTGTTCGTCGTCGGCATCGTCCTCGTCGTCGCGGGCATCGTCGTCGCCACGACAGACGTACTGATGGGCGGTGGGACCACCCTGTTCGAAGTTCGCGAGTACGGCGGCATCCTCGCCGGCCTCGGCGTGCCGGCCGTCTTCCTCGGTATCTCGGCCGTCCTGCCGGCCGAGCGTTCCACTCGCGCCGCCGCGGGCATCGGCGCCAGCGTCGCCGTTCTCGGCGTCACGCTCTTTGCCTACGCCTACCCCTGCCGGTGGTCCGGCGCCAACTGCGCGCCCGGCATGGTGGATCTGACCCTGCCCACCGTCGGCGTCTACTTCCTCGGTGCGCTCACTACCTTCTGGTGTCTGTTCGTCGGTATCGCCAACTTCAAGACTCGGAACGACCCCGGCGGCACCGTCACGATGGAAGTGACCCGACAGGGCGAGACGAAAGTGATCGAAGTCGACCGCTCGAAACCGAGAGGTGGCGTCGGCCTCGGCGGGAGCAGTTCCACCCCGACCGCGACTGTCGGGGCGCAGGTGAGCGACGGCGGGAGCGACGACGACGACATCCGTGAGGTGGCCTCGGTTTCCTCCTCGTCATCGCCCACGGCCGGGAGCGGTCACGGCTCGTCGGGCGGTGGCGGCACGGCCACCGCGTCGGGTGGGGGCAGCGAAGTCTGGCAGTCCTCCGACGTGGCCGGCGCGAGCACCGACGCCGCCGACCGCTACTGTGGCAACTGCGAACACTTCGAGTACGTCCGCACCGAGCGCGGCATCCAGCCCTACTGCGGCTTCCACGACGGCGTCATGGCCGACATGGACGCCTGCGAGGACTGGAACGGGCGCTGA
- a CDS encoding DNA-3-methyladenine glycosylase family protein, whose product MERGAIPLADLDGDFDLQATVESGQSYLWDRPDGGMYERTAAHGGDAWYETVVPPMDAVGNDRAVLRVRQTEGRLKWESTTDAVPLLTHLLRLDDDLDAVLAATPDDPLLDRAYDTYRGMRLVRDPPFPCLISFICSAQMRVSRIHGMQMALAREYGDTVTADGRTYHAFPTPAQLAERTEDDLRDLKLGYRAPYVQRTASMVADGEADPAAARGREYEAAREYLTRFVGVGEKVADCVLLFSLGYLEAVPLDTWIRSAIADHYPDCDKGSYADTSRAIRDRLGGAYAGYAQTYLFYYLRAGEE is encoded by the coding sequence ATGGAACGTGGCGCCATCCCGCTTGCCGACCTCGACGGCGACTTCGACCTGCAGGCGACCGTCGAGAGCGGGCAGAGCTACCTCTGGGACCGACCGGACGGCGGGATGTACGAGCGCACGGCGGCCCACGGCGGGGACGCGTGGTACGAGACGGTCGTGCCGCCGATGGACGCCGTCGGCAACGACCGGGCGGTCCTCCGGGTGCGCCAGACCGAGGGGCGACTGAAGTGGGAGTCGACAACCGACGCCGTCCCCCTCCTCACCCACCTCCTGCGCCTCGACGACGACCTGGACGCCGTCCTCGCGGCGACGCCGGACGACCCGCTTCTCGACCGGGCCTACGACACCTACCGCGGGATGCGACTGGTTCGTGATCCACCGTTTCCCTGTCTGATCTCATTCATCTGCTCGGCCCAGATGCGCGTCTCGCGCATCCACGGAATGCAGATGGCCCTCGCCCGCGAGTACGGGGACACGGTCACCGCGGACGGCCGGACCTACCACGCCTTCCCGACGCCGGCGCAACTCGCGGAACGCACCGAGGACGACCTCCGCGACCTGAAACTCGGCTATCGGGCGCCGTACGTCCAACGGACCGCGTCGATGGTCGCCGATGGCGAGGCCGACCCCGCCGCCGCGCGGGGACGCGAGTACGAGGCGGCCCGCGAGTACCTCACCCGCTTCGTCGGCGTCGGCGAGAAGGTGGCCGACTGCGTGTTGCTCTTCTCGCTGGGCTATCTGGAGGCCGTCCCGCTGGATACGTGGATTCGCTCGGCCATCGCGGATCACTACCCCGACTGTGATAAGGGCTCGTACGCCGACACGTCGCGGGCGATCCGCGATCGACTCGGCGGCGCGTACGCGGGCTACGCCCAGACGTACCTGTTTTACTACCTGCGGGCGGGCGAGGAGTAG
- a CDS encoding DUF7344 domain-containing protein — MSSTSAVEAETRSDAGPASSERLDRIFAILQNHRRRLILEYLRDHDSTTQGDLARHVAAVENDIAESAVTSTQRKRVYVSLYQAHLPKLDEFGAVDFDRDRGTVERTSKTDDLLRYLDRFDPDPPDASASFESSGLSTVVLLSVALLVVFVGELGALPTDLSLGAALLLSLIGMAAVVRDVRG, encoded by the coding sequence ATGAGTTCGACATCCGCCGTCGAGGCGGAGACACGATCCGACGCGGGGCCAGCATCGTCGGAGCGACTGGACCGGATCTTCGCCATCCTCCAGAACCACCGGCGGCGGCTCATCCTGGAGTATCTCCGGGACCACGACTCGACGACGCAGGGTGACCTCGCGAGACACGTCGCGGCCGTCGAGAACGATATTGCGGAGTCGGCCGTCACCTCCACACAACGCAAGCGGGTGTACGTCTCGCTGTACCAGGCACACCTCCCCAAACTCGACGAGTTCGGCGCCGTCGATTTCGACCGTGACCGGGGAACCGTCGAGCGAACGTCCAAAACCGACGACCTGTTGCGGTATCTCGATCGGTTCGATCCCGATCCGCCGGACGCGTCGGCCTCGTTCGAGTCGTCCGGCCTGAGCACCGTCGTCTTGCTCTCCGTCGCCCTCCTCGTCGTCTTCGTCGGCGAACTCGGGGCGTTACCGACCGATCTCTCCCTCGGTGCGGCCCTGCTCCTGTCGCTGATCGGGATGGCCGCCGTCGTCCGCGATGTCCGCGGGTGA
- a CDS encoding Mut7-C RNAse domain-containing protein, whose amino-acid sequence MAEQFLCDAMLGKLARYLRMCGYDTAYTSDRGVERDGAINDLARHEDRTLLTRDTDLAARTAGAILLAKRDIEDQLRELGDAGVSLSLPETPTRCGRCNGTLARVDGVTPTPEDTPDPAETPLWRCTECGQYFWKGSHWDGVRGRLP is encoded by the coding sequence ATGGCCGAGCAATTTCTCTGTGACGCGATGCTCGGCAAACTGGCGCGCTACCTGCGGATGTGTGGCTACGATACGGCCTACACGTCCGATCGCGGCGTCGAGAGGGATGGCGCGATCAACGATCTAGCGCGACACGAGGACCGGACACTCCTCACCCGCGACACCGATCTCGCGGCGCGGACGGCGGGCGCCATCCTGCTCGCAAAACGGGATATCGAGGACCAACTCCGCGAACTCGGCGACGCGGGCGTGTCGCTCTCACTGCCCGAGACGCCGACGCGGTGTGGGCGGTGCAACGGGACGCTCGCGCGCGTCGACGGCGTCACGCCGACGCCCGAGGACACGCCGGACCCCGCCGAGACCCCTCTCTGGCGGTGTACGGAGTGTGGACAGTACTTCTGGAAGGGGAGTCACTGGGACGGCGTGCGGGGGCGACTCCCGTAA
- a CDS encoding transcription initiation factor IIB, with amino-acid sequence MTRPTRQRDDRTRWQGEKEEDEADEDVDLDDLDPEDLVRTADGELIHEETGLIIEEEQIDPGPEWRAFNHQERQEKSRVGAPTTQTMHDKGLTTTIDWKDKDAYGRSISSRKRSQMHRLRKWQERIRTKDAGERNLQFALSEIDRMASALGVPRSVREVASVIYRRALNEDLIRGRSIEGVATAALYAACRKEGIPRSLEEISEVSRVERKEIGRTYRYISQELGLEMKPVDPKKYVPRFCSELDLTEEVQAKANEIIEETAEKGLLSGKSPTGYAAAAIYAASLLCNEKKTQREVADVAQVTEVTIRNRYQEQIEAMGIHS; translated from the coding sequence ATGACACGGCCCACCCGCCAGCGGGACGACCGGACGCGATGGCAGGGCGAGAAGGAGGAGGACGAAGCCGACGAGGATGTCGATCTCGACGATCTCGATCCGGAAGACCTCGTGAGGACGGCTGACGGGGAACTGATTCACGAAGAGACCGGACTCATCATCGAGGAAGAGCAGATCGATCCCGGTCCGGAGTGGCGGGCGTTCAACCACCAGGAACGGCAGGAGAAATCACGAGTGGGTGCCCCGACCACTCAGACGATGCACGACAAGGGGTTGACGACGACCATCGACTGGAAGGACAAGGACGCCTACGGGCGCTCGATCTCCTCGCGGAAGCGTTCGCAGATGCACCGCCTGCGGAAGTGGCAAGAGCGGATTCGGACGAAGGACGCGGGCGAGCGCAACCTGCAGTTCGCGTTGAGCGAAATCGACCGGATGGCCTCCGCGCTGGGCGTTCCCCGTTCGGTGCGGGAGGTGGCGTCCGTGATCTATCGGCGCGCGCTCAACGAGGACCTGATCCGCGGGCGGTCCATCGAGGGCGTCGCCACCGCCGCCCTCTACGCCGCCTGCCGCAAGGAGGGCATCCCCCGATCGCTAGAAGAGATATCCGAGGTCTCACGCGTCGAACGCAAGGAGATCGGTCGCACCTACCGTTACATCTCCCAGGAACTCGGACTGGAGATGAAGCCCGTCGATCCGAAAAAGTACGTTCCGCGCTTCTGTTCCGAACTCGACCTGACCGAGGAAGTGCAGGCGAAAGCCAACGAAATCATCGAGGAGACCGCGGAGAAGGGTCTGCTCTCGGGCAAGTCGCCGACGGGGTACGCGGCCGCCGCCATCTACGCCGCCTCCCTGCTCTGTAACGAAAAGAAGACTCAGCGCGAGGTGGCCGACGTGGCCCAGGTGACCGAAGTCACCATCCGGAATCGGTATCAGGAACAGATCGAGGCGATGGGTATCCACAGTTAG